The following are from one region of the Thermoproteus uzoniensis 768-20 genome:
- a CDS encoding thiolase family protein, whose product MREVWIVGYARTPIGKFGGALKDIKTAHLAAFAIRKALERIGLDGKLVEEVIIGSTLQGGQGQSLARQAALYAGLPVTTSAYTVNRVCSSGMQAVIDAYREIALGDADIVVAGGAESMSTAPLAFSSETRWGVKHLIGRGQQLLDLMVYDGLTDPTNGLLMGEEAEMVAKEWGITRQELDQVAYESHMRAWKATENKWFLDMEPIEDTLGGVQVKLDRDEGIRPDTNLEKLAKLKPAFRPDGVLTAGNSSQLSDGAAALVLASSDKAKELGLKPVAKILGYSWHMVEPWRFVEAPIYAVQKLVKKIGMGLDQFDYFENNEAFAVNNILFHRVLQVPYERLNVFGGAVALGHPLGASGARIITTLISVLKVKGGRRGIAALCHGTGGGTAVALEII is encoded by the coding sequence ATGCGCGAGGTCTGGATAGTTGGCTACGCCAGGACTCCTATAGGGAAGTTCGGCGGAGCGCTTAAGGACATCAAGACCGCGCATCTGGCCGCTTTCGCTATTCGTAAAGCTCTTGAGAGGATCGGGCTGGACGGCAAGCTGGTTGAGGAGGTTATCATAGGCTCGACCCTACAAGGAGGGCAGGGCCAGAGCCTTGCGAGGCAGGCGGCGCTATACGCCGGGCTTCCCGTGACCACAAGCGCCTACACCGTCAACCGCGTGTGCTCGTCGGGGATGCAGGCGGTTATAGACGCCTATAGGGAGATCGCGTTGGGCGACGCCGATATAGTGGTCGCCGGCGGGGCTGAGTCGATGTCGACGGCTCCTCTGGCCTTCTCGTCGGAGACCCGCTGGGGCGTCAAGCACCTCATAGGCAGAGGGCAACAACTGCTCGACTTGATGGTGTACGACGGCTTGACCGATCCCACGAACGGTCTGCTGATGGGAGAGGAGGCCGAGATGGTCGCCAAGGAGTGGGGCATTACCAGGCAGGAGCTAGACCAGGTGGCCTACGAGAGCCATATGAGGGCTTGGAAAGCCACCGAGAACAAGTGGTTTCTGGACATGGAGCCTATAGAGGATACCCTAGGCGGAGTGCAGGTCAAGTTGGATAGGGACGAGGGGATAAGGCCGGACACCAACTTGGAGAAGCTGGCCAAGCTGAAACCGGCGTTTAGGCCCGACGGGGTGTTGACCGCGGGCAACTCCAGCCAGTTGTCCGACGGCGCGGCGGCGCTCGTCTTGGCCTCGTCCGACAAGGCGAAGGAGCTGGGGCTCAAGCCTGTGGCCAAGATCTTGGGATACTCTTGGCATATGGTGGAGCCATGGCGCTTCGTCGAGGCGCCTATATATGCGGTGCAGAAGCTTGTCAAGAAGATCGGCATGGGGCTGGACCAGTTCGACTACTTCGAGAACAACGAGGCCTTCGCCGTCAACAACATACTGTTCCACAGAGTCCTCCAAGTGCCCTATGAGAGGCTGAACGTTTTTGGAGGCGCGGTTGCGCTCGGGCACCCGCTGGGCGCATCCGGCGCACGTATAATCACCACGTTGATATCTGTGCTGAAGGTTAAGGGCGGCAGGCGCGGCATAGCGGCGTTGTGCCACGGCACTGGTGGCGGCACCGCCGTAGCCTTAGAAATAATATAA
- the hisF gene encoding imidazole glycerol phosphate synthase subunit HisF, with amino-acid sequence MVAVRVIPCLDIDGRRGVVVKGVNFQGLREVGDPVELAMRYDEEGADELVVLDITASVEDRPTFLKVVREVATSVSIPVTIGGGVRSMEDADKLFKAGADKVSVNTAAVRKPELVAELARQYGSQSTVVAIDAKRVGESYKVYIRGGNTPTDLDAVRWAAKAVELGAGELLVTSIDRDGTRSGYDLDLIKAVYSAAKVPLIASGGAGDYSHFYEAALAGADGLLAASLFHFRIVDIRRLKEYLASRGVDVRVDY; translated from the coding sequence GTGGTTGCTGTGAGGGTGATCCCCTGCCTCGATATAGACGGGAGGCGGGGCGTCGTGGTCAAGGGCGTGAACTTCCAGGGACTTAGAGAAGTAGGCGATCCGGTAGAGCTGGCGATGCGCTACGACGAGGAGGGCGCCGACGAGCTGGTGGTGCTCGACATAACTGCCAGCGTGGAGGACCGCCCCACGTTCTTGAAGGTGGTGAGGGAGGTGGCCACCTCCGTCTCTATACCGGTGACGATAGGAGGCGGCGTGAGGTCGATGGAGGACGCCGACAAGCTGTTCAAGGCAGGGGCCGATAAGGTGTCGGTCAACACGGCCGCGGTTAGAAAGCCTGAGCTCGTGGCCGAGCTGGCTAGGCAGTACGGCTCGCAGTCCACAGTCGTCGCCATAGACGCCAAGAGAGTCGGCGAGAGCTACAAGGTCTACATAAGGGGCGGCAACACGCCGACGGATCTCGACGCGGTGAGGTGGGCCGCCAAGGCCGTCGAGCTGGGAGCAGGCGAGTTGTTGGTGACGTCGATAGATAGGGACGGCACTAGGTCCGGCTACGACTTAGACCTAATAAAGGCCGTGTATTCGGCCGCCAAAGTCCCCCTAATAGCGTCGGGCGGCGCCGGCGATTACAGCCACTTCTACGAAGCGGCTTTAGCCGGTGCCGACGGCTTGCTCGCAGCCAGCCTATTCCACTTCCGCATAGTTGATATAAGGAGGCTTAAGGAATATCTAGCGTCGAGAGGCGTCGATGTGCGCGTAGATTATTGA
- the hisB gene encoding imidazoleglycerol-phosphate dehydratase (catalyzes the dehydration of D-erythro-1-(imidazol-4-yl)glycerol 3-phosphate to 3-(imidazol-4-yl)-2-oxopropyl phosphate in histidine biosynthesis) — protein sequence MVVRETKETRVVVELTRGGPLSISAPVPFLAHMVETLLYYAGLGGRLEAKVLRDLDEGHHVIEDVGLALGMALSELAGDRRSIARYGWAIVPMDEAEAVVAVDLGGRPYWVVKARLPRIAIGGYPTYMFPHFVRSLASELKATIHVRALGEDPHHIIEAAHKALGLALRQALAPSDRPVTTK from the coding sequence ATGGTCGTCAGAGAGACTAAGGAGACCAGAGTGGTGGTGGAGCTCACGAGAGGGGGGCCTCTCTCGATCTCCGCGCCTGTGCCGTTCCTCGCCCATATGGTCGAGACCCTGCTTTACTACGCGGGATTGGGCGGCAGGTTGGAGGCGAAGGTGCTTAGAGATCTAGACGAGGGCCACCACGTGATAGAGGACGTCGGCTTGGCCCTAGGCATGGCGCTGTCGGAGCTAGCCGGCGATAGGAGGTCCATAGCCCGCTACGGCTGGGCCATAGTGCCGATGGACGAGGCCGAGGCAGTCGTCGCGGTGGATCTCGGCGGCAGGCCCTATTGGGTGGTCAAGGCAAGACTGCCTCGGATCGCGATAGGCGGCTACCCGACGTATATGTTCCCTCACTTCGTGAGGTCGCTCGCGTCCGAGCTCAAGGCGACTATACACGTCAGAGCGCTCGGAGAGGACCCCCATCATATAATCGAGGCGGCGCACAAGGCGTTGGGGCTTGCGTTGAGGCAGGCGCTCGCGCCCTCCGACAGGCCCGTCACGACCAAATGA
- a CDS encoding HisA/HisF-related TIM barrel protein, with product MLVIPSIDLEGGRAVKRVKGRRGEYVFVGDPLELARKFSRAPLVHIVDLDGAERGAPANLDAVAAISDIVEGACQLGGGLRDLRSVERALDLCDYAVVGTLPFTEPRLFEEIARAFPGKVVISLDVSEGWVMGGGWTVKLVKFKDALRRLEGLDLAAAIYTSVDVEGTGAGPLLTDVEALRRIARKVYYAGGVSHCGHLELLRSAGFDGAIVGYALYRGDLSCVREDFTY from the coding sequence ATGCTCGTCATACCCTCCATAGATCTGGAGGGCGGGAGGGCCGTTAAGAGAGTTAAGGGGAGGCGGGGCGAGTACGTCTTCGTCGGCGATCCGTTGGAGCTCGCCCGCAAGTTCTCCCGAGCCCCTTTGGTCCATATCGTTGACCTAGACGGCGCCGAGCGCGGGGCGCCCGCCAATCTAGACGCCGTAGCCGCTATATCGGACATCGTGGAGGGGGCTTGCCAGCTGGGCGGAGGGCTGAGGGATCTGCGCTCGGTGGAGAGGGCCTTGGACCTCTGCGACTACGCGGTGGTGGGCACTTTGCCTTTCACGGAGCCGCGGCTTTTCGAGGAGATAGCCAGGGCTTTCCCGGGAAAGGTCGTGATCTCGCTGGATGTTTCGGAGGGCTGGGTCATGGGAGGCGGCTGGACCGTCAAGCTGGTGAAGTTCAAGGACGCCTTGAGGCGGCTGGAGGGGCTCGACCTAGCCGCGGCGATATACACGTCGGTCGACGTGGAGGGCACGGGGGCCGGGCCTCTGTTGACGGACGTGGAGGCGCTTAGACGTATAGCCAGGAAGGTGTACTACGCCGGCGGCGTCTCCCACTGCGGCCACCTAGAGCTTCTAAGATCGGCTGGCTTCGACGGCGCTATAGTCGGCTACGCCCTATATAGAGGCGATCTGTCCTGCGTCCGCGAGGACTTCACGTACTAG
- the guaA gene encoding glutamine-hydrolyzing GMP synthase, with protein sequence MDMGTTDVEQPRKAIVVNFGGQYAHLIARRLREAGLFAVLVQPEQLEDALRQDDVAAVVLSGGPKSVLEEEIRITPAIFEAQIPVLGICYGHQLIAKMLGGRVERGPGEYGDTKVSLLEDDPLLAGLDREETVWMSHGDYVAAPPPGFKILAVSERGYIAVMKSVERPIYGVQFHPEVSHTAKGRLIFSNFVEKVVGIRPSQRWDPASQIPSIVERIRAAVGPHEKVLVAVSGGVDSTVTAVLTARAVGERAVPIFVNHGLFREGEPEEVLSALKRLGLDVVYVDASEKFLARLEGVEDCEERRRIIGETFAEVFAEVAAKIEGAGWLAQGTLYPDVIESGAVKGADRIKSHHNVAGLPQWLGLKVLEPLRDFYKDEVRAIGRALGLPEELVSRHPFPGPGLAVRVMGRFTREKLEIARRASRIVEEELRRAGLHDKVWQAFAAVGDDKWVGVKGDARAVGHVVIVRVVQSEDAMTADWPELDKEVLSRISSRITSEVSGVVMVAYAVTPKPPATIEPC encoded by the coding sequence ATGGATATGGGGACTACCGACGTGGAGCAGCCGAGGAAGGCTATCGTGGTGAACTTCGGCGGCCAGTACGCGCACCTTATAGCGAGGCGCCTCAGAGAGGCCGGCCTCTTCGCGGTGTTGGTACAGCCAGAACAGCTGGAGGACGCGTTGCGCCAAGACGACGTGGCCGCGGTAGTCCTATCGGGCGGCCCGAAGAGCGTCTTGGAGGAGGAGATAAGAATAACCCCGGCGATCTTCGAGGCCCAGATCCCCGTCTTGGGCATATGCTATGGGCACCAGCTCATTGCCAAGATGTTGGGCGGGAGGGTGGAGAGAGGCCCGGGAGAGTACGGCGACACTAAGGTGAGTCTTCTCGAGGACGACCCTCTCCTGGCCGGCCTCGACAGGGAGGAGACTGTGTGGATGTCCCACGGCGACTATGTGGCCGCCCCGCCGCCCGGCTTCAAGATACTCGCCGTTTCTGAAAGGGGGTATATTGCCGTCATGAAGTCTGTAGAAAGGCCCATATACGGCGTCCAGTTCCACCCGGAGGTCTCTCACACGGCTAAGGGAAGGCTCATCTTCAGCAACTTCGTCGAGAAGGTGGTGGGGATAAGGCCATCGCAACGTTGGGATCCGGCGTCCCAGATACCGAGTATAGTAGAGCGCATCCGCGCCGCGGTAGGGCCTCACGAGAAGGTCCTCGTGGCTGTGAGCGGAGGGGTCGACAGCACGGTAACGGCCGTGCTGACGGCTAGGGCTGTCGGCGAGCGCGCGGTGCCTATATTCGTGAACCACGGCTTGTTCAGGGAAGGCGAACCGGAGGAGGTGCTCTCGGCACTCAAGAGGCTAGGCCTAGACGTGGTCTACGTCGACGCCTCCGAGAAGTTCCTGGCTCGGCTCGAGGGCGTGGAGGACTGCGAGGAGCGGCGTAGGATAATCGGCGAGACTTTCGCCGAGGTTTTCGCAGAGGTAGCTGCCAAGATAGAGGGCGCTGGATGGCTGGCCCAGGGCACGTTGTACCCCGACGTGATAGAGAGCGGCGCCGTGAAGGGCGCAGATAGGATAAAGAGCCACCACAACGTCGCCGGGTTGCCCCAATGGCTAGGCCTCAAGGTGCTGGAGCCTCTTAGGGATTTCTACAAAGACGAAGTGAGAGCTATCGGCAGAGCTCTGGGCCTTCCGGAGGAGCTCGTCAGCAGACACCCCTTTCCGGGACCTGGGCTGGCGGTGAGGGTGATGGGCCGCTTCACTAGAGAGAAGTTGGAGATCGCCAGAAGGGCCTCGCGTATAGTCGAGGAGGAGCTTAGGAGGGCGGGCCTACACGACAAGGTCTGGCAAGCGTTCGCCGCAGTGGGAGACGACAAGTGGGTCGGCGTCAAGGGGGACGCAAGGGCCGTGGGGCACGTGGTGATAGTCAGGGTCGTGCAGAGCGAGGACGCCATGACCGCGGACTGGCCGGAGCTCGACAAGGAGGTCTTGTCGAGGATATCCTCCAGGATAACGTCGGAGGTCTCGGGCGTGGTCATGGTTGCCTACGCCGTCACGCCCAAGCCCCCCGCGACGATAGAGCCGTGCTAG
- a CDS encoding SLC13 family permease: MGFIQQTIAAVALAILIGGLVVKSRFPRVPAWSIMAFTSFVVVVGGLLPIGELGSAVDLDVVLFLIGMFSIVSMAESSGLLDAVAYWFLARAGSTRRMLILLSLLFGMLAAFTVNDAVALMGPAIVATAARIAGVELEPLVLLLAFSVTIGSVATPIGNPQNVLIAVQSGIATPLLTFLKYLLVPTLANLLALSVLISRWYGIPDRKINAVFVPAEFIKNRRDAYLAGGALISVIAALLINDVLTLMGLPHVENIGFIPFVVAAAVYIFSSEPRKVLEGVNWGTIIFFITMFITMRGVWNSGLLQPAVGALMPEKEGPTVGIPAITAESLLFSQALSNVPFTELFIQYMKTAGYGPQDVWSWLTLATAATIAGNLTLLGAASNIIILEVVESRYSKTIKFGEFAKRGVVITAVNMALYLPFLYLAAR, translated from the coding sequence ATGGGCTTCATCCAGCAGACCATAGCGGCGGTCGCCCTAGCCATACTGATCGGAGGACTTGTTGTGAAGTCTCGATTTCCGCGCGTGCCGGCGTGGTCGATCATGGCCTTTACGTCGTTCGTGGTGGTTGTCGGGGGCCTATTGCCGATCGGCGAGTTGGGCTCCGCCGTCGATCTCGACGTAGTGCTTTTCCTAATAGGCATGTTCTCGATAGTCTCCATGGCGGAGTCCTCAGGCCTCCTCGACGCCGTGGCGTACTGGTTCCTCGCCAGAGCCGGCTCCACGAGGAGGATGCTCATACTTTTGTCTCTACTGTTCGGCATGCTCGCAGCGTTTACGGTCAACGACGCCGTGGCCTTAATGGGGCCGGCCATAGTCGCAACAGCGGCGAGGATCGCCGGCGTGGAGCTAGAGCCACTCGTATTGTTGCTGGCTTTCTCCGTAACTATAGGCTCCGTCGCGACGCCTATAGGCAATCCCCAAAACGTCTTAATAGCGGTCCAGTCCGGCATAGCTACCCCGTTGCTCACCTTCTTGAAGTACTTGTTGGTGCCTACCTTGGCGAACCTACTGGCGCTGTCTGTGCTGATATCTAGGTGGTACGGCATACCGGACAGAAAGATCAACGCGGTCTTCGTGCCCGCCGAGTTTATAAAGAACAGACGCGACGCCTACCTCGCCGGCGGCGCCCTGATATCAGTCATAGCGGCGTTGCTGATCAACGACGTCCTCACGTTGATGGGGTTGCCCCATGTAGAGAACATAGGCTTTATACCCTTCGTCGTCGCCGCGGCTGTGTATATCTTTTCGTCGGAGCCGAGGAAGGTGCTGGAGGGCGTTAACTGGGGGACCATTATCTTCTTCATAACCATGTTCATAACCATGCGGGGCGTTTGGAACAGCGGACTCCTCCAGCCCGCCGTGGGGGCTCTGATGCCGGAAAAGGAGGGGCCCACTGTAGGCATACCGGCGATAACGGCCGAATCGCTACTATTCAGCCAAGCGCTGTCTAACGTGCCCTTCACCGAGCTCTTCATACAGTACATGAAGACGGCGGGCTACGGGCCTCAAGACGTCTGGTCGTGGCTCACGTTAGCCACGGCGGCCACTATAGCGGGCAACTTGACCCTACTGGGAGCCGCGTCGAATATAATAATACTCGAGGTAGTGGAGAGCAGATACTCCAAAACGATAAAATTCGGCGAGTTCGCCAAGAGGGGTGTCGTGATCACGGCCGTCAATATGGCCCTATATCTGCCCTTCTTGTATCTGGCCGCCCGCTAG